A genomic segment from Glycine soja cultivar W05 chromosome 20, ASM419377v2, whole genome shotgun sequence encodes:
- the LOC114403576 gene encoding 26S proteasome non-ATPase regulatory subunit 7 homolog A-like gives MPFEEDDKDPNIWFLDHNYHESMFSMFKRINAKEHVVGWYSTGPKLRENDFDTHGLFNVYVPNPVLVIIDVEPKELGIPRKTYYVVEEVKENATQKSQKVFVHVPSEITTNEVEEILVEHLLRYVKDTTISILVTKVSANLTTLKGLDARLKEIRGFFDLVIDGKLPLNHEILYHLQDVFNLLPNLNVVDLLSRLWYRAPELLLGSTDYGFNIDLCSAGCLLAEMLVGRPIMPGRTGVPIS, from the exons ATGCCCTTTGAAGAAGATGACAAGGATCCTAACATTTGGTTTCTTGACCATAATTACCATGAATCGATGTTTTCCatgtttaaaagaataaatg CAAAGGAGCATGTTGTGGGGTGGTATAGCACTGGTCCAAAGTTGCGTGAAAATGACTTTGACACTCATGGGTTATTTAATGT CTATGTTCCAAATCCTGTCTTGGTTATAATTGATGTTGAACCTAAGGAATTAGGAATCCCAAGAAAAACATATTATGTCGTTGAAGAGGTTAAAGAG AATGCCACTCAAAAAAGTCAAAAGGTGTTTGTACATGTGCCATCAGAGATTACTACTAATGAAGTTGAGGAAATAT TAGTGGAACACTTGCTTAGATATGTGAAGGATACAACCATTAGCATCCTTGTGACAAAG GTAAGTGCAAACCTCACAACCTTGAAGGGTTTGGATGCAAGACTTAAAGAGATCAGGGGTTTCTTTGACCTTGTTATTGATGGAAAGCTTCCATTAAACCATGAGATCCTGTACCATCTGCAA GACGTGTTTAACCTGTTACCAAATCTCAATGTTGTTGATCTTTTGTCAAGGCTTTGGTATAGGGCTCCAGAACTTCTTTTGGGTTCAACTGATTATGGATTCAACATTGATCTCTGTAGTGCAGGATGCCTATTGGCTGAGATGCTTGTTGGAAGACCAATTATGCCTGGCAGGACAGGGGTACCAATTAGCTAA